The Puntigrus tetrazona isolate hp1 chromosome 16, ASM1883169v1, whole genome shotgun sequence genome includes a region encoding these proteins:
- the il6r gene encoding interleukin-6 receptor subunit alpha: MWARSTLQFLLGVLAVVEVQPVPEELCPRQEPPSGVLVLKSGSNVVFGCRGFITVDGVPLASASVMNKKYRNKQSEHITVSWTSQKGHANATQLTSIKPNATTGTYQKTDSAKYTKAKRDSTVTVKPLVTIRKEQAAPRRVLRAVAQTTGQEDEVFGVTVGTDFEQDDYEDYGYEEERSRVTRGIKKRTRWTLNGRQVHAGVERGGILRRPDLSSADAGNYSCYRGERLISTFRIRVGVPPERPTLYCYRTFHTSNVSCEWTSKNPVTPQPLCYLLLFKGFSSNATSVPCSFSLSRCWCVFQVEEGDRDLYGAKLCVSNAAGGALSPRLSFKLHDIIKPDPPSQVSVRAVEGKKHRLNVSWSYPNTWKHGFYALHFQLRYRPQLKEQYQSVLIDDRPDRHLSWMIYDALPHVQYEVQLRAKDEFEGVWSDWTDPFCAVTWTAPEIITTSESITLGSLEVFPDGSEGSDEDPGVGSVDEADETEYATVWLYVSCIMSCFLVVFTMLTVCLLRNRLHFMSRIGKQSLPFAFLLHSPRPIPAPVQSEQLPEEGKSLMSPPKHRQPDFLPVQQKLQECIHLHNIDYFLCPDIDRHE, from the exons ATGTGGGCGCGATCTACACTCCAGTTTCTCCTCGGTGTGTTAGCTGTGGTTGAAGTTCAGCCTGTCCCAGAAGAGCTGTGTCCTCGACAAG AGCCCCCTTCTGGAGTTTTGGTCTTGAAGTCAGGAAGCAATGTTGTGTTTGGCTGCAGAGGTTTTATCACTGTGGACGGTGTGCCGTTGGCTTCGGCCAGTgtcatgaataaaaaatacagaaacaagcAGAGCGAACACATCACTGTCAGCTGGACATCCCAAAAAGGTCATGCTAATGCTACACAGCTAACCAGTATAAAGCCAAATGCTACAACTGGGACATACCAGAAGACTGATTCTGCTAAGTATACCAAAGCTAAAAGGGACTCAACGGTCACCGTTAAGCCACTTGTAACCATAAGAAAGGAACAAGCCGCACCTAGACGTGTTTTACGTGCTGTCGCTCAAACTACTGGACAGGAGGATGAGGTCTTTGGTGTCACCGTGGGAACAGATTTTGAGCAAGATGATTATGAGGACTACGGTTATGAAGAGGAAAGGTCCAGGGTGACAAGAGGCATCAAAAAGCGAACACGCTGGACTCTCAATGGACGACAGGTGCATGCTGGAGTGGAAAGGGGAGGGATTTTAAGACGGCCTGATCTCAGCTCGGCAGATGCTGGGAATTACAGCTGCTACAGAGGAGAGAGACTCATTTCCACATTCAGAATCCGTGTAGGGG TGCCCCCAGAGAGACCCACTCTCTACTGCTACAGGACGTTTCACACGAGTAATGTCTCCTGTGAGTGGACATCGAAAAATCCAGTAACCCCACAGCCGCTGTGTTACCTACTTCTTTTTAAAGG ATTTTCGAGCAATGCCACCAGTGTGCCTTGTTCATTCTCCCTCTCCCGCTGCTGGTGCGTCTTTCAAGTGGAGGAGGGTGACAGAGATCTTTATGGAGCAAAGCTGTGTGTGTCTAACGCGGCAGGCGGTGCCCTCAGCCCTCGCCTCAGCTTCAAGCTGCACGACATCA TTAAGCCAGACCCTCCGAGCCAAGTGTCGGTGAGAGCGGTTGAGGGCAAGAAGCATAGGCTTAATGTCTCCTGGTCTTATCCCAACACCTGGAAGCATGGCTTCTATGCCTTGCACTTCCAGCTGAGATACCGACCACAACTCAAGGAGCAG taCCAGTCGGTGCTGATAGATGACAGGCCGGACAGACATTTGTCCTGGATGATTTATGATGCTCTGCCACACGTTCAGTATGAAGTGCAGCTCCGAGCCAAGGATGAGTTCGAAGGCGTCTGGAGTGACTGGACTGACCCGTTCTGTGCAGTCACTTGGACGG CTCCTGAGATAATTACTACCTCTGAGAGCATTACTTTG GGGTCCCTTGAGGTGTTTCCTGACGGTTCAGAAGGATCTGATGAAGACCCTGGTGTAG GTTCAGTTGATGAAGCCGACGAAACTGAATACGCTACAGTGTGGCTGTACGTGTCGTGTATTATGTCATGTTTTCTTGTGGTCTTCACCATGCTCACAGTCTGTTTACTCAG GAATAGACTGCATTTCATGTCTAGAATAGGAAAACAGTCCTTGCCCTTTGCATTCCTCCTTCATTCCCCTCGACCCATTCCCGCTCCTGTTCAATCTGAGCAGCTTCCAGAGGAGGGAAAGTCACTGATGTCTCCTCCCAAACACCGCCAGCCAGACTTCCTTCCTGTGCAACAAAAGCTACAGGAGTGCATTCATCTGCATAACATTGATTATTTCCTTTGTCCAGACATAGACAGACATGAGTGA
- the atp8b2 gene encoding LOW QUALITY PROTEIN: phospholipid-transporting ATPase ID (The sequence of the model RefSeq protein was modified relative to this genomic sequence to represent the inferred CDS: inserted 2 bases in 1 codon; deleted 1 base in 1 codon): protein MTIPKDIPEKWFPIILPLKRKKEGLSNARKIRKGAEEERRVRANDREYNEKFQYASNCIMTSKYNIITFLPVNLFEQFQEVANTYFLFLLILQLIPQISSLSWFTTIVPLVLVLSITAVKDATDDYFRHKSDNQVNNRQSQVLIGGILQKEKWMNVRVGDIIKLENNQFVAADLLLLSSSEPHGLCYIETAELDGETNMKVRQSLSVTSELGDPNNLAQFDGEVVCEPPNNKLDRFCGTLYWKDCKYPLSNQNMLLRGCVLRNTESCYGLVIFAGPDTKLMQNSGRTKFKRTSIDRLMNTLVLWIFGFLVCMGVILAIGNAVWEKEVGALFQSFLPWDPPVDNFLFSAFLSFWSYVIILNTVVPISLYVSVEVIRLGHSYFINWDRRMFCSRSNTAAEARTTTLNEELGQVEYIFSDKTGTLTQNIMTFNKCSINGHAYGEVMNILGAQQKRVQPLDFIAWNPLADRDFCFYDQSLLEAVMVGEPAVHEFFRVLSLCHTVMSEEKSEGALLYKAQSPDEGALVTAARNFGFVFRSRTPGTVTTQELGKAVTYTLLAILDFNNIRKRMSVIVRNPEGRIRLYCKGADTVLFERLHSCNHDLMNITSDHLNEYAGDGLRTLAVAYRDLSEEQWEEWAERFRGADKATDCRDDRLAAAYEEIEQDMMLLGATAIEDKLQEGVPETIAILSLANIKIWVLTGDKQETAVNIGYSCKMLTDDMTEIFIVNGHTVQSVREELRKARERMLESTRTRDGGKEAEAQGWGGACAFGNGCGGGGAANWMPDEGKCPPPQAPPPSLLESISGEFALIISGHSLAHALEADMEREFLETACACRAVICCRVTPLQKALVVELVKQHKKAVTLAIGDGANDVSMIKTAHIGVGISGQEGIQAVLASDYSFSQFRFLQRLLLVHGRWSYLRMCRFLCYFFYKNFAFTMVHFWFGFFCGFSAQTVYDQYFITLYNIXYTSLPVLAMGIFDQDVPEQRSLEYPKLYEPGQLNLLFNKREFFICIAQGIYTSVVLFFIPYGVLSHATQSNGVPLADYQTFAVTTATALVIVVSVQIALDTGYWTAINHFFIWGSLGTYFTILFAMHSSILFNIFPKQFHFLGSAHNTLGQPVVWLTIALATVICIAPVLAFRFLKLDLKPQLSDTVRYTQLVLQKKRKPGGRAGRGVGGAGVASGSTLGRLGRGGSRRSGYAFAHQEGFGELITSGKNMRLSSLALATFASRHSSSWIDTLRRKKHANNAAAQNTPPTGEDTSQAPPLSTSSSAAGEAEQPCNEPVPSHSPDDIALSVIKCPEREIGENSTGTAQEAPFVWKGARISGSSSPGPPPIAEETSSGE, encoded by the exons ATGACTATCCCGAAAGACATCCCAGAGAAGTGGTTTCCAATCATTCTCCCtctaaaaaggaagaaagaggGATTAAGCAACGcgagaaaaataagaaaaggagCAG AGGAGGAAAGGAGAGTCCGAGCCAACGATAGAGAGTACAATGAGAAGTTCCAGTATGCT AGCAACTGCATCATGACCTCAAAGTACAACATCATTACCTTCCTACCAGTCAACCTGTTTGAGCAGTTTCAGGAAGTGGCCAATACCTACTTCCTGTTTCTCCTCATACTGCAG TTGATTCCACAGATCTCCTCTTTATCCTGGTTCACCACCATTGTGCCTTTAGTGCTGGTGCTGAGCATCACTGCAGTTAAAGATGCCACCGATGACTAT TTTCGTCACAAGAGTGACAACCAGGTGAATAACCGTCAGTCTCAGGTCCTCATCGGTGGCAT TCTTCAAAAGGAGAAATGGATGAATGTCAGAGTGGGTGACATCATtaaactggagaacaatcagTTTGTGGCA GCTGACCTGCTCCTGTTGTCCAGCAGTGAACCACATGGCCTCTGTTACATTGAAACGGCAGAACTGGATGG TGAGACGAACATGAAGGTGCGCCAGTCTCTGTCTGTTACCTCAGAGCTGGGGGATCCTAATAACCTGGCCCAGTTTGATG GAGAAGTGGTGTGTGAGCCACCCAACAACAAGCTCGACCGTTTCTGCGGGACTCTGTACTGGAAAGACTGCAAGTACCCCCTCAGCAACCAGAACATGCTGCTTCGCGGCTGCGTACTGCGCAACACAGAGAGCTGCTATGGCCTTGTTATTTTTGCAG GTCCTGACACCAAACTGATGCAGAACAGCGGACGGACTAAGTTCAAGCGGACCAGTATAGACAGACTGATGAATACACTGGTGCTGTGG ATTTTTGGATTCCTGGTGTGTATGGGAGTGATCTTGGCCATAGGAAATGCAGTTTGGGAAAAAGAAGTGGGTGCTCTGTTCCAGAGCTTTCTTCCTTGGGACCCTCCAGTAGACAACTTCCTGTTCTCTGCCTTCCTGTCTTTCTGGTCCTATGTTATCATCCTCAACACAGTCGTGCCCATCTCCCTCTACGTCAG CGTGGAGGTGATTCGTCTGGGTCACAGTTATTTCATTAACTGGGACCGGCGGATGTTCTGCAGCCGTAGTAACACAGCAGCAGAGGCCCGGACCACCACACTGAATGAAGAGCTGGGGCAGGTGGAGTACATCTTCAGCGACAAGACGGGAACCCTCACCCAGAACATCATGACCTTCAACAAGTGCTCCATCAATGGTCACGCGTATG GTGAGGTGATGAATATTCTGGGAGCTCAGCAGAAG AGGGTCCAGCCCCTGGACTTCATTGCGTGGAACCCTTTAGCGGACCGGGACTTCTGCTTCTACGACCAGTCTCTGCTAGAGGCGGTGATGGTGGGAGAACCAGCAGTGCATGAATTCTTCCGGGTCTTGTCTCTCTGCCACACGGTCATGAGCGAGGAGAAGAGCGAGG GAGCGCTGCTGTATAAGGCCCAGTCTCCAGATGAGGGGGCGTTAGTAACAGCTGCACGCAACTTTGGCTTTGTGTTTCGCTCTCGCACACCTGGCACAGTCACCACACAAGAGCTCGGAAAGGCTGTCACATACACGCTCCTCGCCATCCTGGACTTCAATAACATCCGCAAAAGAATGTCTGTCATAG tgagGAATCCAGAGGGTCGTATTCGTCTGTACTGTAAGGGCGCAGATACAGTGCTTTTCGAGAGGCTTCACTCTTGCAACCATGATCTAATGAATATCACTTCAGACCATCTCAAC gAGTATGCAGGTGACGGGTTACGGACGCTA GCGGTGGCCTATCGGGATCTGTCTGAGGAGCAGTGGGAGGAGTGGGCAGAGCGCTTCCGAGGCGCTGATAAAGCCACCGACTGCAGAGACGACCGACTGGCTGCAGCCTATGAGGAGATCGAACAGGACATgatg TTGTTGGGGGCCACGGCTATAGAAGATAAACTGCAAGAAGGGGTTCCTGAGACTATTGCTATTCTCTCACTGGCTAACATCAAGATCTGGGTGCTCACTGGAGACAAACAGG AGACTGCAGTGAATATTGGTTATTCGTGTAAAATGCTAACAGATGACATGACTGAGATCTTCATCGTTAATGGACACACTGTCCAAAGCGTACGTGAAGAACTGAG GAAAGCGAGAGAGCGAATGCTGGAGTCCACACGCACCAGAGATGGAGGGAAGGAAGCTGAAGCTCAGGGATGGGGTGGTGCTTGTGCCTTTGGAAATGGATGTGGAGGTGGCGGTGCTGCTAACTGGATGCCTGATGAGGGCAAATGTCCCCCTCCTCAGGCTCCGCCCCCTTCTTTACTGGAGTCGATCAGTGGAGAGTTCGCCCTCATCATCAGCGGACACAGCTTG GCTCATGCCTTGGAAGCGGATATGGAGCGTGAGTTTTTGGAGACGGCGTGTGCCTGTCGAGCAGTGATCTGCTGTAGGGTGACTCCTCTTCAGAAAGCTCTAGTGGTGGAACTGGTTAAACAGCATAAGAAAGCTGTCACACTCGCCATCGGAGACGGAGCCAATGACGTCAGCATGATCAAAA cgGCTCACATCGGAGTGGGCATCAGCGGTCAGGAGGGGATCCAGGCTGTGCTGGCATCAGATTACTCTTTTTCCCAGTTTCGCTTCCTGCAGCGTCTTTTGCTGGTGCACGGACGCTGGTCCTATCTGCGCATGTGCCGCTTTCTCTGTTACTTCTTCTACAAGAACTTCGCCTTCACTATGGTGCACTTCTGGTTCGGGTTCTTCTGTGGATTCTCAGCGCAG acTGTCTATGACCAGTACTTCATCACTCTTTACAATAT GTACACATCCCTGCCGGTGTTGGCCATGGGCATCTTCGATCAG GACGTTCCTGAACAGAGGAGTCTGGAGTATCCGAAGCTGTATGAGCCGGGTCAGCTGAACCTGCTGTTTAACAAGCGGGAGTTCTTCATCTGCATCGCGCAGGGAATCTACACGTCTGTGGTTCTCTTCTTCATTCCCTACGGCGTTCTCTCACACGCCACGCAGAGCAATGGAGTCCCGCTGGCAGACTATCAAACTTTTGCAGTAACTACAGCGACAGCTCTTGTCATCGTTGTAAGCGTCCAG ATTGCTCTGGACACCGGTTATTGGACGGCTATAAATCACTTCTTTATATGGGGCTCTTTGGGTACCTACTTCACCATCCTCTTCGCTATGCACTCcagcattttgtttaatatcttCCCCAAGCAGTTCCATTTCCTTG GAAGTGCTCATAACACACTTGGGCAGCCAGTGGTGTGGTTAACTATTGCTCTGGCCACCGTCATCTGCATTGCTCCAGTCCTTGCTTTCCGCTTTCTTAAACTGGACCTTAAACCTCAGCTCTCAGATACT GTGCGCTACACTCAACTTGTGCTGCAGAAAAAGCGAAAGCCTGGCGGACGTGCTGGTCGTGGAGTGGGCGGTGCGGGTGTAGCAAGTGGCAGTACTCTTGGCCGCTTGGGACGAGGTGGGTCTCGACGCTCTGGTTATGCGTTTGCCCATCAAGAAGGCTTCGGCGAGCTGATCACATCGGGGAAAAATATGCGCCTGAGCTCCCTGGCTCTCGCCACGTTCGCTTCTCGCCACAGCAGCAGTTGGATCGATACCCTTCGCaggaaaaaacatgcaaacaacGCTGCTGCGCAAAACACCCCGCCCACTGGAGAAGACACCTCTCAGGCTCCTCCCCTTTCCACATCTTCCTCAGCAGCAGGCGAGGCAGAGCAACCGTGTAACGAACCTGTCCCCTCTCACAGCCCCGATGATATCGCTCTCAGTGTTATTAAGTGTCCGGAAAGAGAGATCGGAGAAAATAGTACAGGAACTGCACAG GAAGCACCGTTTGTGTGGAAGGGAGCTCGTATCAGTGGTTCCAGCAGTCCCGGCCCACCTCCCATTGCAGAAGAAACGTCCAGTGGCGAGTGA
- the aqp10a gene encoding aquaporin-10a, whose product MSRVKKIIKRMKVKNELGRQILGEVLGTFVLLLFGCAAAAQVKTSRETKGQFLSVNMAFSVGVMSAMYLCRAVSGAHLNPAVSLSFCVLGDLAWIKLLPYSLAQIFGAYLASGLVYLIYHDAIMEFSGGVLTVFGPNETASIFATYPTDVVSMQTNFLDQVVGTAMLMLCILPLNDKRNAPAPEALLPPIVATVVLGISMSMSANCGAAINPARDLGPRLFTFTAGWGTEVFTCYDYFFWIPLVAPMVGGVLGSIIYLVFIQWHLPEPEDETETEEFNEQTKVTEHNNKKDTFFQKMSAL is encoded by the exons ATGAGTCGGgtaaaaaagataattaaaaggATGAAGGTGAAAAATGAACTGGGGCGACAGATATTGGGAGAGGTCTTAGGGACCTTTGTACTTCTG CTGTTTGGTTGCGCTGCAGCAGCTCAGGTGAAAACCAGCAGAGAAACTAAGGGGCAGTTTCTGTCTGTTAACATGGCTTTCTCTGTAGGTGTGATGTCTGCCATGTACCTCTGCAGGGCAGTATCAG GAGCTCATCTAAACCCAGCTGTGTCTCTGAGTTTCTGTGTCTTGGGAGACCTAGCCTGGATAAAGCTGTTACCCTATTCTCTGGCTCAAATATTCGGTGCTTACCTCGCCTCTGGACTTGTCTATCTCATCTATCAtg ATGCAATTATGGAGTTCAGTGGCGGAGTTCTGACCGTATTTGGTCCTAATGAAACAGCCAGTATCTTTGCCACTTACCCAACTGATGTGGTGTCAATGCAGACCAACTTTCTTGATCAG GTGGTTGGCACAGCCATGCTGATGTTGTGCATCCTACCTCTGAACGATAAGAGAAATGCTCCTGCTCCTGAAGCGCTGCTCCCTCCAATTGTAGCAACTGTTGTCCTAGGGATTTCCATGTCAATGTCGGCTAACTGTGGAGCTGCCATAAACCCTGCCCGTGACCTCGGTCCACGACTCTTCACCTTCACAGCAGGCTGGGGCACCGAAGTCTTCAC GTGCTATGACTACTTCTTCTGGATACCATTAGTGGCTCCTATGGTGGGGGGCGTGCTGGGATCCATCATTTATCTGGTCTTCATTCAGTGGCATCTGCCTGAGCCTGAGGATGAAACTGAGACTGAGGAGTTTAATGAACAAACAAAGGTCACGgagcacaacaacaaaaaggacaCGTTTTTCCAAAAAATGTCTGCGCTTTAA